The Mesorhizobium loti genome includes a region encoding these proteins:
- a CDS encoding pyruvate dehydrogenase complex E1 component subunit beta, protein MPIEILMPALSPTMEEGNLSKWLKNEGDKVVAGDVIAEIETDKATMEVEAVDEGTLAKIVVPAGTEGVKVNAVIAVLAVDGEDVDKAGEGIGEEPAKAETAAPAPAPAQSEASAPVAAAPKTEIAADPDIPAGTEMVSTTVREALRDAMAEEMRRDGDVFVMGEEVAEYQGAYKITQGLLQEFGPRRVVDTPITEHGFAGVGVGAAMAGLKPIVEFMTFNFAMQAIDQIINSAAKTLYMSGGQMGAPIVFRGPNGAAARVAAQHSQCYAAWYSHIPGLKVVMPYTAADAKGLLKAAIRDPNPIIFLENEILYGQSFDVPKLDDFVLPIGKARIHKTGKDVTIVSFGIGMTYAVKAEAELRGMGIDVEIIDLRTIRPLDLDTIVASVKKTNRLIVVEEGYPQSSVGDHIANQVSQRAFDFLDAPVITIAGKDVPMPYAANLEKLALPNVGEVIEAVKAVTYR, encoded by the coding sequence ATGCCGATCGAAATTCTCATGCCCGCTCTCTCGCCGACCATGGAAGAGGGCAATCTTTCCAAGTGGTTGAAGAACGAGGGCGACAAGGTCGTCGCCGGCGACGTCATCGCCGAGATCGAGACCGACAAGGCGACGATGGAAGTCGAAGCTGTCGATGAAGGCACGCTTGCCAAGATCGTGGTTCCTGCTGGCACAGAAGGCGTCAAGGTCAATGCGGTGATCGCCGTGCTCGCGGTTGACGGCGAAGACGTCGACAAGGCTGGCGAAGGCATCGGCGAAGAGCCTGCCAAGGCTGAAACAGCGGCGCCTGCGCCGGCGCCGGCTCAAAGCGAGGCCTCAGCGCCGGTCGCGGCGGCGCCGAAGACGGAAATCGCCGCCGATCCGGACATTCCGGCCGGCACCGAGATGGTCTCGACCACGGTTCGTGAAGCGCTGCGTGACGCGATGGCCGAGGAAATGCGCCGCGACGGCGATGTCTTCGTCATGGGCGAGGAAGTCGCCGAATACCAGGGCGCCTACAAGATCACGCAAGGGCTGCTGCAGGAATTCGGACCTCGGCGCGTCGTCGACACGCCGATCACCGAGCATGGCTTTGCCGGCGTCGGCGTTGGTGCCGCGATGGCCGGCCTGAAGCCGATCGTCGAGTTCATGACCTTCAACTTCGCCATGCAGGCGATCGACCAGATCATCAACTCCGCCGCCAAGACGCTCTATATGTCGGGCGGCCAGATGGGCGCGCCGATCGTATTCCGGGGACCGAACGGCGCTGCCGCGCGCGTCGCCGCCCAGCATTCGCAGTGCTATGCCGCCTGGTACAGCCACATTCCGGGCCTGAAAGTGGTGATGCCCTACACGGCGGCCGACGCCAAGGGCTTGCTCAAGGCTGCAATCCGCGATCCCAATCCGATCATCTTCCTCGAGAACGAAATCCTTTACGGCCAGTCCTTCGACGTGCCGAAGCTGGATGATTTCGTGCTGCCGATCGGCAAGGCGCGCATCCACAAGACAGGCAAGGACGTCACCATCGTCTCGTTCGGCATCGGCATGACCTATGCGGTGAAGGCGGAAGCCGAGCTGCGCGGCATGGGCATCGATGTCGAGATCATCGATCTCAGGACCATCCGCCCGCTCGACCTCGACACCATCGTCGCCTCGGTCAAGAAGACCAACCGGCTGATCGTTGTCGAAGAGGGATATCCGCAAAGTTCGGTCGGTGACCATATCGCCAACCAGGTGTCGCAGCGCGCCTTCGATTTCCTCGACGCGCCGGTCATCACCATTGCCGGCAAGGACGTGCCGATGCCCTATGCGGCCAACCTCGAGAAACTGGCTCTGCCAAACGTCGGCGAAGTCATCGAGGCGGTCAAAGCCGTCACGTATCGCTGA
- the pdhA gene encoding pyruvate dehydrogenase (acetyl-transferring) E1 component subunit alpha, with protein sequence MATAARKAPAKSKSDGKSGLSAPKPAEFTRDEELAAYRHMLLIRRFEEKAGQLYGMGFIGGFCHLYIGQEAVVTGMKMALIDGDQMITAYRDHGHMLAMELSPRGVMAELTGRRGGLSRGKGGSMHMFSKEKHFYGGHGIVGAQVSLGTGLAFANRYRDNNNVSLTYFGDGAANQGQVYESFNMASLWKLPVIYIIENNRYAMGTSVSRSSAETNFSHRGASFKIPGIQVDGMDVRAVKAAGDQATEWCRAGNGPIILEMQTYRYRGHSMSDPAKYRSKEEVQKMRSDHDPIEQVKARLIEKKWATEDELKTIDKEVRDIVADAAEFAQNDAEPDPSELWTDIVL encoded by the coding sequence ATGGCCACCGCCGCCAGAAAAGCGCCTGCCAAATCCAAATCCGACGGCAAATCGGGGCTTTCCGCACCCAAGCCTGCCGAATTCACCAGGGACGAAGAGCTTGCCGCCTACCGGCACATGCTGCTTATCCGCCGCTTCGAGGAAAAGGCCGGCCAGCTTTATGGCATGGGTTTCATCGGCGGCTTCTGCCACCTCTATATCGGCCAGGAAGCGGTCGTCACCGGTATGAAGATGGCGCTGATCGACGGCGACCAGATGATCACCGCCTATCGCGACCACGGCCACATGCTGGCGATGGAACTGTCGCCGCGCGGCGTCATGGCCGAGCTGACCGGGCGTCGCGGCGGCCTGTCGCGGGGCAAGGGCGGCTCCATGCACATGTTCTCCAAGGAAAAGCACTTTTACGGCGGCCACGGCATCGTCGGCGCGCAGGTGTCGCTCGGCACCGGCTTGGCCTTCGCCAACCGCTACCGCGACAACAACAATGTCTCGCTGACCTATTTCGGCGACGGTGCGGCCAACCAGGGCCAGGTCTATGAAAGCTTCAACATGGCCTCGCTGTGGAAGCTGCCGGTGATCTACATCATCGAGAACAACCGCTATGCCATGGGCACCTCGGTCTCGCGCTCGTCGGCGGAGACCAACTTTTCGCACCGTGGCGCCTCGTTCAAGATCCCCGGCATCCAGGTCGACGGCATGGATGTCCGCGCCGTCAAGGCAGCCGGCGACCAAGCGACCGAATGGTGCCGCGCCGGCAACGGGCCGATCATTCTCGAAATGCAGACCTACCGCTACCGCGGTCACTCGATGTCCGACCCGGCAAAATACCGCTCGAAGGAAGAAGTGCAGAAGATGCGATCGGACCATGACCCGATCGAACAGGTCAAGGCGCGGCTGATCGAGAAGAAGTGGGCGACCGAGGACGAACTCAAGACCATCGACAAGGAGGTCCGCGACATCGTCGCCGACGCCGCCGAATTTGCCCAGAACGACGCAGAGCCGGATCCGTCCGAGCTCTGGACCGATATCGTATTGTAA
- a CDS encoding septum formation initiator family protein → MWTRQHKQRNTGRLIIPSLCVAFLAYFGFHAYHGEFGIYSKYQLEAQTVTLQAQLDAIKARRMELERRVRLMHEGTLEKDMLDEQARKALNLSQADEITIMLPASTK, encoded by the coding sequence ATGTGGACGCGTCAGCACAAGCAGAGAAACACTGGCCGCCTAATCATTCCCTCGCTCTGCGTGGCGTTCCTGGCCTATTTCGGCTTTCATGCCTATCACGGTGAATTCGGCATCTATTCGAAATATCAGCTGGAAGCCCAGACGGTTACGCTGCAAGCCCAGCTCGATGCGATCAAGGCGCGCCGCATGGAACTCGAGCGCCGCGTTCGGCTTATGCATGAAGGCACGCTGGAGAAGGACATGCTCGACGAGCAGGCGCGCAAGGCGCTCAATCTGTCCCAGGCTGATGAAATCACCATCATGTTGCCGGCCTCGACGAAATAA
- a CDS encoding PRC-barrel domain containing protein codes for MTTQTGHTQAIAASRVIGTSVYNTEGTSIGSIEDVMLDKTSNGIMFAVIGFGGFLGIGEKYHAIPWASLDYDEDKGGYVVPFSKEQLKAAPAYSINELAGADGETARDASYDYYKVTPYWH; via the coding sequence ATGACAACCCAGACAGGCCACACCCAAGCCATTGCCGCTTCGCGAGTCATCGGCACGTCGGTCTACAACACCGAGGGCACGAGCATCGGCAGCATCGAGGACGTCATGCTCGATAAGACGTCGAACGGCATCATGTTCGCGGTGATCGGTTTCGGCGGCTTCCTCGGCATCGGCGAAAAATATCACGCCATTCCGTGGGCAAGCCTCGACTATGACGAGGACAAGGGCGGCTATGTCGTGCCGTTCTCCAAGGAGCAGCTGAAGGCGGCGCCTGCCTATTCGATCAACGAACTGGCCGGCGCGGATGGCGAGACCGCTCGCGACGCCTCCTATGACTACTACAAGGTCACGCCTTACTGGCACTGA
- a CDS encoding dodecin domain-containing protein: MSVARVTEITSSSKKSFQDAIEKGIARASKTLKNVEGAWIQDQKIVVEDGKIAAYRVNMKVTFILAE, translated from the coding sequence ATGTCCGTCGCCCGCGTCACCGAAATCACATCGTCGTCGAAGAAGAGCTTTCAGGACGCCATCGAAAAGGGAATCGCGCGCGCATCCAAAACCCTGAAGAACGTCGAAGGCGCCTGGATCCAGGATCAGAAGATCGTCGTCGAGGACGGTAAGATCGCCGCCTATCGCGTCAACATGAAGGTCACCTTCATCCTCGCGGAATGA